One genomic window of Natronorubrum aibiense includes the following:
- a CDS encoding alkaline phosphatase family protein, whose amino-acid sequence MRASADETDLRLLVVGLDAGCRSILEPLFEADETPTLQRLFETGTSGALESQIPPWTASAWPSMYTGKNPGKHGVFDFLSFDGYDWDVVNSTHVRERPVWELLSEHGISSVVVNVPVTHPPTSFDGALIPGMTAPEDPTCHPEGILEDVKLACGDYHVYPQSTDASDRSIEGYEQTIDRRGKAFRYLCRRVDPGFGFLQFQQTDTVFHERPGDKEAIEAVYRAVDQQLAETIETTDPDNILVVSDHGMGKVTGTEFRVNEFFREQGLLAAKSGGEGMPTWSKAWENDLLEGEDAGQHDESALEQLMNVAATFGVTTQRVASALDTVGLKEPIGSRVPNDIIRAASEQVDFPESEVYVRSKSELGVRINLEGREPNGQVPESEYESVRAELIDQLSAVRTPDGDPVFEAVEPRETYFEGPHVDNGPDILTVPAAFDNAIVADVGIDQFGEPMESWNHKQTGVVAATGNEFDESVTIQGATIFDVAPTICTLFDVPIDEAMDGTTLPVIDGGTEASYPAYEPDPIRATDDTAVEDRLSDLGYL is encoded by the coding sequence ATGAGAGCTTCGGCCGACGAAACTGACCTTCGCCTCCTCGTTGTTGGGCTCGACGCTGGCTGCCGTTCGATCCTCGAGCCACTGTTCGAGGCGGACGAGACTCCAACACTCCAGCGACTGTTCGAGACTGGAACCAGCGGCGCCCTCGAGTCGCAGATCCCGCCTTGGACGGCGAGCGCGTGGCCGTCGATGTACACGGGGAAGAACCCGGGCAAACACGGCGTCTTCGATTTCCTCTCGTTCGACGGTTACGACTGGGACGTCGTCAACTCGACCCACGTTCGGGAACGACCGGTCTGGGAGTTGCTGAGCGAGCACGGGATCTCGAGCGTCGTCGTCAACGTCCCCGTCACCCATCCACCCACGTCGTTCGACGGCGCGCTGATTCCGGGCATGACCGCACCGGAAGATCCGACCTGTCATCCGGAGGGGATTCTCGAGGACGTGAAACTGGCCTGTGGAGACTATCACGTCTACCCACAGAGCACCGACGCGTCGGACCGGTCGATCGAGGGCTACGAACAGACGATCGACCGACGCGGGAAGGCGTTTCGCTACCTGTGTCGGCGGGTCGATCCCGGTTTCGGCTTCCTCCAGTTCCAACAGACCGACACCGTGTTCCACGAACGGCCGGGAGACAAGGAAGCGATCGAAGCCGTCTACCGTGCGGTCGACCAGCAACTCGCGGAAACGATCGAGACGACCGATCCGGACAACATCCTGGTCGTCAGCGATCACGGGATGGGCAAAGTGACCGGAACGGAGTTTCGGGTCAACGAGTTCTTCCGCGAGCAGGGCCTGCTCGCAGCCAAAAGCGGCGGCGAGGGAATGCCGACCTGGTCGAAAGCGTGGGAAAACGACCTGCTCGAGGGTGAAGATGCTGGCCAACACGACGAAAGTGCCCTCGAGCAGCTGATGAACGTCGCCGCAACGTTCGGCGTGACGACCCAGCGAGTCGCGAGCGCCCTCGATACGGTCGGCCTGAAAGAACCGATCGGCAGCCGGGTACCGAACGACATAATCCGGGCCGCGAGCGAACAGGTCGACTTTCCGGAATCGGAGGTGTACGTCCGCTCCAAGAGCGAACTGGGCGTCCGGATCAACCTCGAGGGACGGGAGCCGAACGGACAGGTGCCGGAATCGGAGTACGAGTCGGTCCGGGCGGAGCTGATCGACCAGCTTTCAGCTGTGCGAACGCCCGACGGCGACCCCGTCTTCGAGGCGGTCGAACCGCGGGAGACGTACTTCGAAGGGCCACACGTCGATAACGGGCCCGACATTCTGACCGTGCCCGCTGCGTTCGATAACGCGATCGTCGCCGACGTCGGCATCGACCAGTTCGGCGAGCCGATGGAGTCGTGGAACCACAAGCAAACGGGTGTCGTCGCCGCCACGGGTAACGAGTTCGACGAGTCGGTGACGATTCAAGGAGCGACGATCTTCGACGTCGCGCCGACGATCTGTACGTTGTTCGACGTTCCGATCGACGAAGCGATGGACGGAACGACACTCCCGGTCATCGACGGTGGGACGGAGGCGTCGTATCCCGCCTACGAGCCCGATCCAATCCGCGCGACCGACGACACGGCCGTCGAAGATCGACTCTCGGATCTGGGGTATCTCTAA